The Pseudobdellovibrionaceae bacterium region TGCTCGGCTTTCACCATGTGATCCCCCATGAGCATCTGCTGAAGCTTGAAGGGCAAGAGGACACCGCGACCCACAAGGCGATGAGCCGGCAGTGGCTTTTGATCCTGGCGGTCGCGTTGCACAACGTACCGGAGGGGCTGGCCGTCGGCGTCGGCATTTCCAGTGGCGACGACAAACTCGGGACCACGCTTGCGACCGCGATCGCGTTTCAGGATTTTCCGGAGGGCTGGATCGTGGCGGTCGGGCTCATGGCACTCGGGATGAGTTTCGCGCGCACCTTTTTGATCACGGCTTTCACCGGGCTGATGGAGTCGGCCGGCGTGGTCGTCGGATTTCTCGCGTTGCAGTTTTCGGTCGCGCTGTTGCCGTCGGCCTTCGCCCTGTGCGCGGGCGCCATGCTTTTCGTCGTGAGCCACGAGGTCATCCCGGAATCTCACCGCAAAGGATTCGAACTTCACGCCACGGGCGGGGTGTTGGTGGGCTTTATTCTCATGATGGTTCTGGATTTGGGGCTGGCCTAGTTTGATCGTCGTCTCAAACTGAGAAAAGACGGTGAAATCCCTCATTCGATTTCTTAATAATCCCGAAGAGATACTGGGATGAATCTGCTTCTTTTTCTGTTTTTGATGGGCCTTTTTTTCGCGGGCTGCGCGGTGATCAATCGCGCGTTGAAGTCGCGTCCGCGCGGGCGTCGCGCGAAGACCTCCGTGAAGTCGAAGTTGGCGATGACCGCCACCGGCCATGTGGAGGTCGAAGGTTTTGCTTGGCCGATCCACGAACCGGTCACCACCCTGCGTGACGGACAGGCCGTTTACTACACGATCAAACTTCAGCGCCGGGTGGCGCGAGGCTCCGGCGGGGACCGTCGCCAAGAGTGGCTGACCTGCTGGTCGCGCAGTTTCCGCGATCCGTTCTTTGTGGTGGACGGCACGGGCGTGGCGATTCTGCGCCCCGACGGCGCCGAAGTGGAGACCGCGACCCAGCGGACCACGCCGTGGAACCGCGTCTCGAAAAATGATCAGGAAAACTTCGTGAGCGCCATGTTGGATGTCGCCATTCCCGAGTTTCCGCCGTCCCGCGGTCCGATGGACTTTTTGAAGAGCTCGGAGTTCCGCATCGTCGAAGAAGAAATTCTGGTCGGGGCTCCGCTTGACGTGATGGGGGCCTTCCATGCGGGAGTGGCGCCCTTCGACATGCCGGCCGTTTTGAAGCACTTCGCCGCGCAGGTCTTCGATCCCGCGACCCGCGCCATTCGTGACAACGCCACCCTGCTTCAAGCCAATCGCGATTCGAAAGCGATCGAGGGCGAAAATCACAACGGCTACGTGCTCGCCGCGCGCAAAGCCGCGCGGATGTTGAACCGCCCGGAGCCCGCGGGTTACGAGCAGTATAAAATCTGCGGAGAGATCCGCGCCTCGGGAGAAGCGCATTACCTGATCGCCGATCGTTACGACGAAAGCGTGACGGGAAAACCCGACCGTTTCTATTGGCCCCAGCTGGTGGGCGGCGGCGTCGCGATCGCCGTGTCGGTGATCTGGATTTTCGCGACGATCACGCCTTGGGTGCGCGAGCAGAGCGATCAGACCCAGTCCCGGGTCGCTCAGGAGGCGCGCGCCGATGCGGAAAAGAACAAGCCCACGCCGCAAGAGCTGAAGCGTCGCAGCTGGCGTCGGCAGATGGCGCGTCTGGATCGCCAGGCGTTCGGGATGCAGGCGGAAGAGATTCCCTCGACGTCTTTTGAACTCAACGACGTGGGTCAAGAAAAGCCGATTCCGCTCGCTTTGACGTACGGAATTTTTCTGATCGAACCGCAGAATCTGCAGGTCGTGCGCTACGACGACGATTTGCGCGGGGTGGGCGAAACGCCGGGCCTTTTGCACGTCAGCGGTGAGGGGCAGGTCGTCGTACAGGACTTGAACAAACGCCTGGTCGTGCTGGATCTCGTGAACCGGACGCGGACGCCTTATCCTTTTCAGGCCGCGGCCGCCATCATCGAAGGCGGACAGCTGTACTGGATGCGGGTCGAAGACCAGTTGGCCCGGGTTTACCGCACGCGCATTCGCGATTTCGATACGGTGGAGCTCGCCACGAATCTGAGCTTTCCGCAGGCCTCGACGGCCGAGTTCATTCGCGTGTCGGAGAAAATCCATCTTCTGACCCGCAATACGGCGGGTAAGGTGACGAGTCAGTTCGAAATCTTGCTCAATGAGCTGAGTGCCGAGCCTTCGCCGCAACTGAGTGGCGCGCTGGCCGACAGCGATGAGCGCATGAAGAAAAGTTGCCCCGCCTGCGAGGCGAAGGACGAAGCCGTCAGCGCGCGGATCTCGACCGTGGGCCAGTTGAACGTCGTTTACGAGATTTATACGAAGCGGATTTTCTGGATCGGCAACGAAAAGAAAAGTCGCCTGATTTCCAGTGCGGGTCCCCCTAACGAAGAGCGTTTGCAGGGGACGGATTGTTTGCGCCAACCCCAGCGTTGCTTGAGTTTGGAAGCCAACGATCGTCTGGAATATTTCGGAAACTACGGTCGCGAGTTCTGGGCCCAGCAGGCGCAAAGCCTGCACTACCTGTGCATGTCGTCCGGGGGCCGTGCCTGCGAAGCGCTGCTGTTCTCGTTGGAGGGGCGGCAAGTGTCGGCGGCCGTCCGCGAGCAGTATTTGTGGGCGTCTTGCCGTACGGCCAACGCTTTCAGTTGTCGCGAGCTGATCCGTCGGAACGTGCCGTACAAAGGCTGGGCCGAATTCGCGATGGGAAATTTTTTGGCATTCGAGCAGCGCCTGCCGGCCAATTCGGTCGAGGGTGTTGACATGGTCGATGAGTCGCAGAAAAAAGATCACGAGTGAGCCCCATCTATCCCCCGCTTTACGAGCATTGGCTGCGCCCGCGCCTGCACGTCGTGCGCGCCGAAAAACTTGCGACCTGCGACGACTGCGCGATGGTGAACCCCGTCGGCGTAACGCGGGACCCGGGGCCGTTCCGTGCGGATCTGAAGTGTTGCACTTACTTCCCCTACGTTCCGAATTTCGGGCTGGGCGCCATGTTGCAAACCAACGCCTCCGGGGCGCGGGTCCGTTTCGCCGCCGCGAAGGCGCAGGGGCTTTTTCTGCCGACGGGACTGCACGCGGCGGCGGAACGCGAAGTCCTGCAGAGCGAAGCGGGCTACGACGCTTTCGGCAAGGATGAGCGGCTGCTTTGCCCCTTCCATGATCGTCAACGCAACCGCTGCGGGGTATGGCTGAACCGTCCCGGAGTCTGCGCGACCTACTTCTGTAAAACCGAAGCGGGTTTCCCTTACTGGCAGGACGTGGAAGCCTACCTGAACCATTTCGAATGGGGGCTCGCGAACTGGACCACTGAACGCATGGGCGTCGACGAAGAACGTATTGAGATGTGCAAGGCGGCGCTCAGTATCGAAGAGTCGGGCGAAGAACGCGACTACTTCCTGCGCGCGGCGTGGGGCGCGGATTTTGGCCAGGAAGAGTCATTCTTCCGGCGGGCGCTGGAAATCGC contains the following coding sequences:
- a CDS encoding ZIP family metal transporter, coding for MDLLSGALLVFLATSFGAFPAYFLRRMGPRLESVLLGMCAGVMLGATFFSLLLPGLEAFQKQGYSSLVSALFVGLGILVGAALLLGFHHVIPHEHLLKLEGQEDTATHKAMSRQWLLILAVALHNVPEGLAVGVGISSGDDKLGTTLATAIAFQDFPEGWIVAVGLMALGMSFARTFLITAFTGLMESAGVVVGFLALQFSVALLPSAFALCAGAMLFVVSHEVIPESHRKGFELHATGGVLVGFILMMVLDLGLA